Proteins encoded by one window of Lycium barbarum isolate Lr01 chromosome 11, ASM1917538v2, whole genome shotgun sequence:
- the LOC132617649 gene encoding F-box protein At3g07870-like: MSEYLPQELMIDIFLRLPIKSILRFTSVCQSWYSLLTTPHFISMHLNRKQDDHILVRHFSSNPENEIYTLFSDNDKLDEYAQFDLPFNCSNYFFDIVGTCNGILCLNDEMCLWSAFYLWNPSIRKSVKLPNPTFRGDGSFDHTLGFGLDSVTNDYKVVRISQTSSGIPPVVELYKLSTGVWKDISDVALSHLFFCNEPQVYMNGASHRVAFMWEKGPSPSMIVSFNMHHETFFLIMLPNSLVYGIRQQCGVFLFVSDESLCLVNHKYDRTTDIWMMKEYADEESWVKQYNISSSHIPYEPEVNHYLIKPMATRKNGEMLWKECNGLLVSVNHADEEIKDLGVHDSIDNNHLFHDSLYVNSYKESLVLLDKWKDYCAEDAYGESFNSRKRKPKGGRKKLLKTNAKNRLRIASLLHISGLLYVLKMKGKWLQRKERKKMQVKRHSLAIYRH; this comes from the coding sequence ATGTCAGAGTATTTACCACAAGAATTGATGATTGACATCTTCCTAAGACTACCCATCAAGTCAATCCTTCGATTCACAAGTGTTTGCCAGTCATGGTACTCTCTTCTTACTACCCCTCATTTTATCTCTATGCATCTCAACCGAAAACAAGATGACCACATCCTAGTTCGACATTTCTCTAGTAACCCCGAAAATGAAATATATACTTTGTTCTCTGACAATGACAAATTGGATGAGTATGCCCAGTTTGATTTGCCATTTAACTGCAGTAACTATTTCTTTGATATTGTGGGTACTTGTAATGGGATTTTGTGCCTTAACGATGAGATGTGCTTATGGAGTGCTTTTTATCTCTGGAACCCATCCATCAGAAAGTCAGTTAAACTCCCAAATCCTACATTTAGGGGAGATGGTAGTTTTGATCATACATTGGGGTTTGGATTGGATTCTGTTACGAATGACTACAAGGTGGTAAGAATATCACAAACTTCTTCTGGTATACCACCTGTTGTTGAGCTTTATAAGTTAAGTACGGGTGTTTGGAAAGACATTAGTGATGTCGCGCTGTCTCATTTATTCTTTTGCAATGAACCACAAGTGTATATGAATGGAGCTTCCCATAGGGTTGCATTCATGTGGGAAAAAGGACCAAGTCCGAGTATGATTGTTTCGTTTAATATGCATCATGAGACATTCTTTTTAATAATGTTGcctaatagtttagtttatgggaTACGGCAACAATGTGGAGTGTTCCTTTTTGTATCAGATGAGTCACTTTGTTTAGTTAATCATAAATATGACAGAACAACTGATATTTGGATGATGAAAGAGTATGCTGATGAAGAATCATGGGTGAAACAATATAACATTAGTTCTAGTCACATTCCATATGAGCCCGAGGTTAATCATTACTTGATAAAGCCAATGGCTACAAGGAAAAATGGTGAAATGTTGTGGAAGGAATGCAATGGACTATTGGTGTCAGTTAATCATGCAGATGAAGAGATAAAGGATCTTGGCGTTCATGACTCTATAGATAACAATCACCTGTTTCACGATTCACTTTATGTTAATTCTTACAAAGAGAGTCTTGTTTTACTTGACAAATGGAAAGATTATTGTGCTGAAGATGCTTATGGAGAGTCATTCAATTCACGGAAGCGAAAGCCCAAAGGTGGGAGAAAGAAGTTGTTAAAGACAAACGCCAAAAATAGACTACGGATTGCATCTCTCTTGCACATCAGTGGATTGTTGTATGTgttaaaaatgaaaggaaaatggCTACAgagaaaagaaaggaagaaaatgcaAGTCAAAAGACATTCATTGGCTATTTATCGCCATTAA
- the LOC132619441 gene encoding protein AGENET DOMAIN (AGD)-CONTAINING P1-like, with protein MAPLRAELKKQHSRMAFPKVNTSTTTTFKIKKAQIFEDMVFHRGDLVEVASKEDGFHGSYFEAIVMCPTLNKNKYIVQYKTLLKDDLSGPLKEVVTIPELRPVPPQIPANGFNFYDQVDAFDNDGWWVGIITGKIGTKYVVYFETFEVECVYDVSDLRVHQDWIDGKWISSKETAKSV; from the coding sequence ATGGCTCCACTCAGAGCAGAATTAAAGAAACAACACTCAAGAATGGCCTTTCCAAAAGTAAACACATCAACTACTACAACATTCAAGATTAAGAAAGCACAAATCTTTGAAGATATGGTGTTCCATAGGGGTGATCTTGTTGAAGTAGCAAGTAAAGAAGATGGATTTCATGGTTCTTATTTCGAGGCAATTGTAATGTGCCCTACTCTCAACAAAAATAAATATATTGTGCAGTATAAGACCCTTTTGAAAGATGATCTTTCTGGTCCATTGAAAGAGGTTGTTACCATCCCTGAACTCCGTCCAGTGCCACCCCAGATACCGGCGAATGGGTTTAACTTTTATGATCAAGTTGATGCTTTTGATAATGATGGTTGGTGGGTTGGCATAATTACTGGTAAGATTGGAACTAAGTATGTTGTGTACTTTGAAACCTTTGAGGTTGAATGTGTTTATGATGTAAGTGACTTGAGAGTTCATCAAGATTGGATTGATGGCAAGTGGATTTCTTCGAAAGAGACTGCAAAGAGTGTTTGA